The following proteins come from a genomic window of Corallococcus sp. NCRR:
- a CDS encoding MBL fold metallo-hydrolase yields the protein MSLSFIPLGVGDAFSALHYSSCLALEAEGQVLLIDCPHPIRKMMREASESSGVPLDVERVSAVALTHLHADHASGLESLAYFSFFVLQRKMELLAHPSVTRRLWEGHLAAGMECLIEEQGAGPNHKHFEDYFTHTPLHLERAVRHGPFEIECRFTYHHVPTTAFRIRAGGRCLGYSADTAFDEGLISWLSEADLVIHETNYGVHTPYEKLAALPEATRAKMRLIHYPDLFDSSGSVIEPLVQGRRYTV from the coding sequence ATGAGCCTGTCCTTCATTCCCCTGGGCGTCGGTGATGCCTTCTCCGCGCTCCACTACTCGTCGTGCCTGGCCCTGGAGGCGGAAGGACAGGTGCTGCTCATCGACTGTCCGCACCCCATCCGCAAGATGATGCGCGAGGCGTCCGAGTCCTCCGGCGTGCCCCTGGACGTGGAGCGCGTCAGCGCCGTGGCCCTCACGCACCTGCACGCGGACCACGCCTCCGGGCTGGAGAGCCTGGCGTACTTCTCCTTCTTCGTGTTGCAGCGGAAGATGGAGCTGCTCGCGCACCCGAGCGTCACGCGCCGCCTCTGGGAGGGCCACCTGGCCGCGGGCATGGAGTGCCTCATCGAAGAGCAGGGCGCGGGCCCCAACCACAAGCACTTCGAGGACTACTTCACGCACACGCCGCTGCACCTGGAGCGCGCGGTGAGGCACGGTCCGTTCGAAATCGAGTGCCGCTTCACCTACCACCACGTGCCCACCACCGCGTTCCGCATCCGCGCCGGGGGCCGGTGCCTGGGCTACAGCGCGGACACGGCCTTCGACGAGGGGCTCATCTCCTGGTTGTCCGAGGCGGACCTGGTCATCCACGAGACGAACTACGGCGTGCACACCCCCTACGAGAAGCTGGCGGCGCTGCCGGAGGCCACGCGCGCGAAGATGCGCCTCATCCACTATCCGGACCTGTTCGACTCGAGCGGCAGCGTGATTGAACCGCTGGTGCAGGGCCGGCGCTATACCGTCTGA
- the coaD gene encoding pantetheine-phosphate adenylyltransferase, with product MTIALYAGSFDPVTAGHLSVVRQAARLFSHVVVVVAVNPNKRTLLTAEERMALIREAVAKHPNVSVTSTEGLIVELAREIGASVLLRGVRGATDAQFETELAQMNRALAPELSTLFLPAEAHLAEVSSSALKERLTRGEDVSAYCPPAVAAKLRERLSPPLRSHP from the coding sequence ATGACCATCGCTCTCTATGCAGGCAGCTTCGACCCCGTGACGGCGGGCCACCTGTCGGTGGTGCGGCAGGCGGCGCGCCTCTTCAGCCACGTCGTCGTGGTGGTCGCGGTCAACCCGAACAAGCGCACGCTGCTCACCGCCGAGGAGCGCATGGCGCTCATTCGCGAGGCCGTGGCGAAGCACCCCAATGTCTCCGTCACCTCCACCGAAGGGCTCATCGTGGAGCTGGCGCGGGAGATTGGCGCGAGCGTCCTGTTGCGCGGCGTGCGCGGCGCCACCGATGCGCAGTTCGAGACGGAGCTGGCGCAGATGAACCGCGCGCTCGCCCCGGAGCTGTCCACCCTCTTCCTTCCCGCGGAGGCGCACCTGGCGGAGGTGTCCAGCAGCGCCCTGAAGGAGCGCCTCACGCGCGGCGAGGATGTGTCCGCGTATTGCCCCCCCGCCGTCGCCGCGAAGCTGCGCGAGCGGCTGTCCCCTCCACTCCGGAGCCATCCATGA
- a CDS encoding TetR/AcrR family transcriptional regulator, with protein MPRPSNTEARREQIVAGLLKAMAARGYEGASVAEIARAAGLSAGLVHYHFEDKQEILLTLVRSLAARARQRFATRATKLASDDARGRVEAFVDAFLATGPDADVAAVAGWVTISAEAIRQPEVRAAYEEVVRADLEQLEALVAAVVGKRRARPLAAGLFAAIQGYFVLSAGAPGLVPPGSAAGTVKRMAVGLLDSADREVS; from the coding sequence ATGCCACGTCCCTCCAACACCGAAGCGCGCCGGGAACAGATTGTCGCCGGGCTGCTCAAGGCCATGGCCGCGCGCGGCTACGAGGGCGCGTCCGTGGCGGAGATCGCCCGGGCGGCGGGCCTGAGCGCGGGGCTGGTGCACTACCACTTCGAGGACAAGCAGGAGATCCTGCTGACCCTGGTGCGCTCGTTGGCCGCTCGCGCGCGGCAGCGCTTCGCCACCCGCGCGACGAAGCTCGCCTCGGACGATGCGCGTGGGCGGGTGGAGGCGTTCGTGGACGCGTTCCTCGCCACCGGGCCGGACGCGGACGTGGCGGCGGTGGCGGGCTGGGTCACCATCAGCGCGGAGGCCATCCGGCAGCCGGAGGTCCGCGCCGCCTACGAAGAGGTGGTGCGCGCGGACCTGGAGCAACTGGAGGCGCTGGTCGCGGCGGTGGTGGGCAAGCGCCGCGCGCGTCCGCTGGCCGCGGGCCTGTTCGCCGCCATCCAGGGCTACTTCGTGCTGTCCGCGGGCGCGCCCGGGCTCGTGCCCCCGGGCTCCGCGGCGGGCACCGTGAAGCGCATGGCGGTGGGGCTGTTGGATTCGGCGGACCGTGAGGTGTCGTGA
- a CDS encoding adenine phosphoribosyltransferase, which produces MSLDPTLVSDLQAVLRDVPDFPKPGIVFKDITPMLADPRLFGRVVNAMSAPFRGQHITKVVGVESRGFLLGAPIALALEAGFVPARKPGKLPHKRIVERYSLEYGADGVEMHEDAILKDERVLVVDDVLATGGTADATGRLVSRLGGQIVGYCFLITLDFLEGAKRLGPDKVTSLLRF; this is translated from the coding sequence ATGTCCCTCGACCCCACGCTCGTCTCCGACCTCCAGGCCGTCCTGCGGGATGTGCCGGACTTCCCCAAGCCCGGCATCGTCTTCAAGGACATCACCCCCATGCTGGCGGACCCGCGCCTGTTCGGCCGGGTGGTCAACGCCATGTCCGCTCCCTTCCGGGGCCAGCACATCACCAAGGTGGTGGGCGTGGAGTCGCGCGGCTTCCTGCTCGGCGCCCCCATCGCGCTGGCGCTGGAGGCGGGCTTCGTGCCGGCGCGCAAGCCCGGCAAGCTGCCGCACAAGCGCATCGTGGAGCGCTATTCGCTGGAGTACGGCGCGGACGGCGTGGAGATGCACGAGGACGCCATCCTCAAGGACGAGCGCGTCCTCGTGGTGGATGACGTGCTCGCCACCGGCGGCACCGCCGACGCCACGGGCCGGCTCGTGAGCCGGCTGGGCGGACAGATTGTAGGCTACTGCTTCCTCATCACGCTCGACTTCCTCGAGGGCGCGAAGCGGCTGGGGCCGGACAAGGTGACGTCCCTCCTGCGCTTCTAG
- a CDS encoding bifunctional metallophosphatase/5'-nucleotidase: protein MMKKTVSTWAVLLPLAMVLATRSAGAAEPAPAADTVRLTILHLNDVYQFQPTARNRGGLSRVATLKQQALKESPHVLTLLAGDTISPSVESSAEVAGEALKGKQMIDAWNALGLDYATVGNHEFDFGDDVLRARLQQSRFPWLGANVMSVKSGQVFDGLKSWDLRDVGGVKVGIFGVVLPQTQTSSKPGKDTRITPFCEAAKRSVDELRAAGAQFVLGLTHLAVDQDRELAKCVRVDLIIGGHDHDRVEETVAGTPIFKLDEDAIDLGRVTLDLDAKTGAVKKLAWKVIPITSKTPDDAAFNEQMKPYAPLLATLAERVGRSPVALEARSAQNRLEETNLGSFLADAFRDAMGADVALVNGGAIRADRVLPAGPMTRRELYSLMPYRNELVVLMVKGAVLRAALENGVSLSGPDAKPPGRFPQVSGLRFTYDLRKAPGARVTKVEVKGRPLDDAAVYRLATLSFVAQGNDGYSMFKDLPVVPRGLDVSPWEALGTAFRTGKPAPRAKPQGRITVLGAPRGGLHAQPSMK from the coding sequence ATGATGAAGAAGACCGTGAGCACCTGGGCGGTGCTGCTGCCGCTCGCAATGGTGCTGGCCACTCGTTCAGCCGGGGCCGCCGAGCCGGCGCCTGCCGCCGACACCGTCCGCCTCACGATCCTCCACCTCAACGACGTCTACCAATTCCAGCCCACCGCCCGGAACCGGGGCGGCCTGTCGCGCGTGGCCACGCTCAAGCAGCAGGCGCTGAAGGAGTCGCCGCACGTCCTCACGCTGCTGGCGGGTGACACGATTTCGCCCTCGGTGGAGTCGTCCGCGGAGGTGGCGGGGGAGGCGCTCAAGGGCAAGCAGATGATCGACGCGTGGAACGCGCTCGGTCTGGACTACGCCACGGTGGGCAACCACGAGTTCGACTTCGGGGACGACGTGCTGCGCGCGCGCCTCCAGCAGTCGCGCTTCCCGTGGCTGGGCGCCAACGTGATGAGCGTGAAGTCGGGGCAGGTGTTCGACGGGCTCAAGTCGTGGGACCTCCGCGACGTGGGCGGCGTGAAGGTGGGCATCTTCGGCGTGGTGCTGCCGCAGACGCAGACCTCGTCCAAGCCGGGCAAGGACACGCGCATCACGCCGTTCTGCGAGGCGGCGAAGCGCTCCGTGGACGAGCTGAGGGCCGCGGGTGCGCAGTTCGTGCTGGGGCTCACGCACCTGGCGGTGGACCAGGACCGGGAGCTGGCGAAGTGCGTGCGCGTGGACCTCATCATCGGCGGGCACGACCACGACCGCGTGGAGGAGACCGTCGCGGGCACGCCCATCTTCAAGCTGGACGAGGACGCCATCGACCTGGGCCGCGTCACGCTGGACCTGGATGCGAAGACGGGCGCGGTGAAGAAGCTCGCGTGGAAGGTCATCCCCATCACCTCGAAGACGCCGGACGACGCGGCGTTCAATGAGCAGATGAAGCCCTACGCGCCGCTGCTTGCCACGCTGGCGGAGCGGGTGGGCCGCTCGCCGGTGGCGCTGGAGGCGCGCAGCGCGCAGAACCGGCTGGAGGAGACGAACCTGGGCTCGTTCCTGGCGGATGCGTTCCGCGATGCGATGGGCGCGGACGTGGCGCTCGTGAACGGGGGCGCCATCCGCGCGGACCGGGTGCTGCCCGCGGGGCCGATGACCCGGCGAGAGCTGTACTCGCTCATGCCCTACCGCAATGAACTGGTGGTGCTGATGGTGAAGGGGGCGGTGCTGCGCGCGGCGCTGGAGAACGGCGTCAGCCTGAGCGGGCCGGACGCCAAGCCGCCCGGCCGCTTCCCGCAGGTGTCTGGCCTGCGCTTCACCTACGACCTGCGCAAGGCGCCGGGAGCGCGGGTGACGAAGGTGGAGGTGAAGGGCAGGCCGCTGGACGACGCGGCGGTGTACCGGCTGGCCACGCTGAGCTTCGTGGCGCAGGGCAACGACGGCTACTCCATGTTCAAGGACCTGCCCGTGGTGCCCAGGGGCCTGGATGTGTCGCCGTGGGAGGCACTCGGCACCGCGTTCCGCACCGGCAAGCCCGCGCCTCGCGCGAAGCCCCAGGGCCGCATCACAGTCCTCGGCGCGCCCAGGGGCGGACTGCACGCGCAGCCGTCGATGAAGTAG